In Sphingomonas panacisoli, one genomic interval encodes:
- a CDS encoding alpha/beta hydrolase, producing MTDPIIAQEQWLDGAAGRLFVRHWPAEGQPAASLVICHGFNAHSGHYARAAEVFAQRGIAITALDLRGRGRSDGERFYVESIDDYVADLSQAIDLARSLHPQLPVYLLGHSAGGVTAVTYALDHADRIAGLISESFAFRVFAPDVALALLKGASHIVPHVHAVRLKMSDFSRDPAWVAHLEADPLVKDEVQPIQTMAALARADERLAREFGRITLPVLILHGTADHATKSEGSQAFLDAAGSSDKTLNLYKGFYHDLLNDVDRDRVSNDIGNWIAGRV from the coding sequence ATGACCGACCCGATCATCGCACAGGAACAGTGGCTCGACGGTGCCGCCGGCCGCCTCTTCGTCCGCCACTGGCCCGCCGAGGGCCAGCCCGCCGCTTCCCTGGTCATCTGCCACGGCTTCAATGCTCATAGCGGCCACTACGCCCGGGCGGCGGAAGTCTTCGCGCAGCGCGGGATCGCCATCACCGCGCTCGACCTTCGCGGACGGGGTCGATCCGACGGCGAGCGTTTCTACGTGGAGAGCATCGACGATTATGTCGCCGACCTGTCGCAGGCCATCGACTTGGCTCGGTCGCTGCACCCCCAACTCCCCGTCTACCTGCTCGGCCACAGCGCCGGCGGCGTGACGGCGGTCACCTATGCGCTCGATCACGCGGATCGCATCGCCGGATTGATCAGCGAAAGCTTCGCGTTTCGGGTCTTTGCCCCCGATGTCGCGCTCGCATTGCTGAAAGGGGCCAGTCACATCGTACCGCACGTCCACGCGGTGCGGCTGAAGATGAGCGACTTCTCGCGCGATCCCGCCTGGGTGGCACATCTCGAAGCAGATCCACTGGTGAAGGACGAGGTTCAGCCGATCCAGACGATGGCTGCCCTCGCCCGCGCCGACGAACGGTTGGCTCGAGAGTTCGGACGCATCACGCTGCCCGTCCTTATCCTGCACGGGACGGCCGACCACGCGACCAAGTCGGAGGGCAGCCAGGCGTTTCTCGATGCCGCCGGTTCCAGCGACAAGACGCTGAACCTCTACAAAGGTTTTTATCACGACTTGCTCAACGACGTGGATCGCGACCGCGTCTCGAACGACATCGGCAACTGGATCGCGGGTCGCGTCTGA